A single Sporosarcina sp. FSL W8-0480 DNA region contains:
- the murC gene encoding UDP-N-acetylmuramate--L-alanine ligase, producing the protein MTLFHFTGIKGSGMSSLAQILHDSSHTVQGSDVEKYFFPEAPLHERKITILPFDENNIKPGMTVIAGNAYSDSHPEIVKAKEMGVDVIRYHEFLGQYMKKFVSIAITGSHGKTSTTGLLAHVLSGNSPTSYLIGDGTGRGIENSEYFVFEACEYKRHFLAYEPDYAIMTNIDFDHPDYFKDLDDVMDAFGEMAFKVKKAIIACGDDIHLQQIQAHVPVVYYGFDEGNDFSAKNIKKSEKGTTFDVYVRNEFYDTFTICLPGDHAILNALGVIALCHYEGIAAAGIKERLATFNGVKRRFTVTESHGRVIVDDYAHHPTEIKATLQSARQKYPNKEIIAIFQPHTFTRTAALLQQFADSLQTADHVYLCDIFGSAREQSGNLSINDLIDKIPGAKHLLLENIDVLDVHGNAVFLFMGAGDIQKYMHVFSDHTKKEETA; encoded by the coding sequence ATGACATTGTTCCATTTTACGGGAATCAAAGGATCGGGAATGAGTTCCCTTGCACAGATTCTTCATGATTCCTCCCATACAGTACAAGGCTCGGATGTAGAGAAATATTTCTTTCCGGAAGCCCCGTTGCATGAAAGAAAAATAACGATTTTACCATTCGATGAAAATAATATTAAACCGGGGATGACGGTCATTGCAGGGAACGCTTACTCTGATAGTCATCCTGAAATTGTGAAAGCGAAAGAAATGGGCGTTGACGTAATACGCTATCATGAATTTTTAGGCCAATATATGAAAAAATTCGTCTCAATTGCTATTACAGGATCCCACGGTAAGACTTCGACAACTGGATTGTTGGCGCATGTCTTGTCGGGAAATTCACCTACCTCTTATCTAATTGGTGATGGCACAGGAAGAGGGATAGAAAATAGTGAGTACTTCGTTTTTGAAGCATGTGAATACAAGCGGCATTTTCTTGCCTATGAACCTGATTACGCCATAATGACGAATATTGACTTTGACCATCCGGATTATTTTAAAGATCTTGATGATGTTATGGATGCATTCGGGGAAATGGCGTTTAAAGTGAAAAAGGCGATTATTGCTTGTGGGGATGATATTCATCTACAACAAATACAAGCACATGTCCCTGTAGTGTACTATGGCTTTGATGAAGGAAATGACTTTTCCGCGAAAAATATTAAGAAATCCGAAAAAGGCACAACGTTCGATGTATACGTAAGGAATGAGTTCTATGATACGTTTACGATTTGCTTGCCTGGTGACCACGCCATTTTAAATGCACTTGGCGTCATTGCCCTTTGCCACTATGAGGGGATTGCGGCTGCAGGTATTAAGGAAAGACTTGCAACATTTAATGGTGTGAAAAGACGTTTCACTGTAACAGAATCTCATGGAAGGGTAATTGTGGATGACTATGCACATCATCCGACTGAGATTAAGGCTACATTGCAATCGGCGAGGCAGAAGTATCCAAATAAAGAAATCATTGCGATCTTCCAGCCACATACATTCACACGGACCGCAGCTTTACTCCAGCAGTTTGCTGATAGCTTACAGACGGCGGATCATGTATATCTATGCGATATATTCGGTTCGGCGCGTGAGCAATCCGGGAACCTATCCATCAATGATCTGATTGATAAGATCCCTGGAGCCAAGCACCTATTGCTTGAAAATATTGATGTTCTCGACGTGCATGGAAATGCAGTTTTCTTATTCATGGGTGCTGGGGATATTCAAAAATACATGCATGTTTTTTCGGATCATACGAAAAAAGAGGAAACAGCCTAA
- a CDS encoding YtxH domain-containing protein: MTEKLKTNDAQYYGTHEYKNTFGEPSHLPVNYPYRSNTDDFYEEDTSGAGSFLLGALVGGVIGAAAALFLAPKTGKEMRDDFSDQAVQIKNKSIELSAVAKDKATEFSTVAKEKTDEFAKTIQEQSGQIVDKVKSMTNKTSVPMHDGTVSSEGEEPIEFVEHQTGEDKEAADHQSTKNSNVAYDNSENIGEEKNVNQNHISVETEK, translated from the coding sequence ATGACTGAAAAACTAAAGACGAATGATGCGCAATATTATGGAACTCATGAATATAAAAACACGTTCGGGGAACCTTCACATCTTCCTGTGAACTATCCATATCGTTCAAATACCGACGATTTCTATGAAGAGGATACTTCCGGAGCCGGAAGCTTCCTACTGGGCGCATTGGTAGGTGGAGTGATTGGTGCAGCGGCAGCATTATTCCTTGCACCGAAGACGGGTAAAGAGATGCGTGACGACTTTTCGGACCAAGCCGTTCAAATAAAAAACAAAAGTATCGAACTAAGTGCTGTCGCAAAAGACAAGGCGACTGAGTTTTCAACTGTTGCAAAGGAAAAAACAGATGAATTTGCTAAGACTATCCAGGAGCAATCTGGCCAGATCGTTGACAAGGTGAAGTCGATGACAAACAAAACATCTGTCCCGATGCATGATGGGACGGTGTCGTCTGAAGGCGAGGAGCCTATTGAGTTTGTTGAACATCAAACCGGGGAAGACAAAGAGGCTGCCGATCATCAATCTACAAAAAACAGTAATGTTGCTTACGATAATAGCGAGAATATCGGTGAAGAAAAGAATGTAAATCAAAATCATATCTCGGTTGAAACAGAGAAATAA
- a CDS encoding DNA translocase FtsK, with product MNKIFESEKDESLPDTYTIEDTDDVDDKEENPKERPAFRFPIITDAEIYGWEPDSENERDRNGALITKLDDEEEFTPIPLYKNDRWPGEKEIGKIHRATSSSKYLTDRVIEDDFKRVKPNLSKEESSNTTTIKQKRPFTPTTVPSPVYGYMKPTIRKESTLKTEDEDLALSSSSSKTIDNEEIVKDIQVIDEIDRIETENHAHTSNNEIEVIERFNENVLEVKEEAIELESIDESPTPMDSTESDDSLQVISESNEGELRKKERIVPFNVLMLKNDKLKLEEKREAKESILKNKGTETIPQSQVKESDVGEEMGLPHYAFPPKDFLIQPEAHIEDAEWLQTQSAKLEEALSHFSIQANVIEAVQGPTVTRFELTVGHGTKVSKVRNLTDDLKLALAAEDIRIQAPIPGTSSIGIEIPNRKPRAVRISEVIETERFQGSESPMEAVLGLSLTGEPVTIDLRKMPHGMIAGATGSGKSVCINSILVSLLYKSSPTDLKMLLIDPKMVELAPFNGIPHLISPVITDVKAATAALKWAVGEMERRYELFAHVGARNIERYNEMVEKDRKFSLKLPYLLIVIDELADLMMMAPADVEVSIARITQKARACGIHLIIATQRPSVDVITGTIKANVPTRIAFSVSSQIDSRTIIDTIGAERLLGKGDMLYLGNGQSSAARLQGTFVTDAEIERIIEHVQNEADPEYLFGQEDLLANSMEEEESDPLFVEACQFIISQGSASTSLLQRNFSIGYNRAAKLMDRMEELGFISEQKGSKPRDVFLTENDFEQYLNRTDKSL from the coding sequence ATGAATAAAATATTTGAATCGGAAAAAGATGAAAGTCTACCAGATACATATACTATAGAAGATACTGATGATGTAGATGATAAAGAAGAAAACCCGAAAGAACGACCAGCTTTCCGCTTTCCAATAATAACGGATGCAGAGATCTATGGCTGGGAACCAGACTCTGAAAATGAAAGAGATAGGAATGGAGCACTAATTACAAAATTGGATGATGAAGAAGAATTTACACCTATTCCTTTATATAAAAATGATAGATGGCCAGGTGAAAAGGAAATAGGGAAGATTCATAGGGCAACTTCCTCTTCCAAGTACCTTACTGATAGAGTAATTGAAGATGATTTTAAACGGGTAAAACCAAATCTTAGCAAAGAAGAGAGCAGCAATACGACGACAATTAAACAAAAGCGTCCATTTACACCAACTACTGTTCCTTCTCCGGTGTATGGCTATATGAAACCGACCATACGGAAGGAAAGTACTTTGAAAACTGAAGATGAGGATTTGGCTTTGAGTTCATCCTCATCTAAGACGATAGACAATGAGGAAATTGTTAAAGACATACAGGTGATAGATGAAATTGACCGCATTGAAACGGAAAATCATGCACATACTTCCAATAATGAGATTGAAGTAATTGAACGTTTTAATGAAAATGTACTTGAGGTAAAAGAAGAAGCGATTGAGCTTGAATCTATTGATGAATCGCCTACTCCAATGGACTCTACCGAATCTGATGATTCCCTACAAGTAATTTCAGAATCAAATGAAGGGGAACTGCGGAAAAAAGAACGAATAGTGCCTTTCAATGTTTTAATGTTGAAAAACGATAAACTAAAGTTGGAAGAAAAACGTGAAGCAAAAGAAAGCATTCTCAAAAATAAGGGAACGGAAACTATTCCTCAAAGTCAGGTGAAGGAATCTGATGTGGGTGAAGAAATGGGTTTGCCGCATTACGCATTCCCTCCAAAAGACTTCCTCATACAGCCCGAAGCACATATTGAGGATGCAGAATGGCTTCAGACTCAATCAGCGAAATTGGAAGAGGCACTTTCCCATTTCTCCATTCAAGCAAACGTAATTGAAGCAGTGCAAGGTCCGACAGTTACACGATTTGAATTGACTGTAGGGCACGGAACGAAAGTGAGCAAGGTTAGAAATCTAACTGATGATTTGAAACTTGCTCTTGCAGCGGAAGATATCCGAATTCAAGCTCCGATTCCCGGAACCAGTTCAATTGGCATTGAAATTCCGAATCGAAAGCCAAGGGCCGTTCGTATATCCGAGGTTATCGAAACAGAAAGGTTCCAAGGCTCTGAATCGCCAATGGAAGCAGTACTTGGACTTAGCTTGACCGGGGAACCGGTTACGATCGACTTGCGGAAAATGCCACATGGGATGATTGCAGGGGCTACAGGTTCCGGTAAATCAGTGTGCATAAATTCAATTTTAGTAAGTTTACTTTATAAATCTTCACCTACGGATTTGAAAATGCTTTTAATTGACCCTAAAATGGTTGAGCTTGCTCCTTTCAATGGCATTCCTCATTTAATAAGCCCAGTTATTACCGATGTTAAAGCTGCTACAGCTGCTTTAAAGTGGGCGGTCGGCGAAATGGAAAGACGATATGAACTATTTGCCCATGTAGGAGCAAGAAATATTGAAAGATACAATGAGATGGTTGAAAAGGACCGCAAATTTTCATTGAAGCTGCCATATTTGTTAATCGTTATTGATGAGCTTGCGGATTTAATGATGATGGCTCCGGCGGATGTTGAAGTTTCAATAGCGAGGATAACACAGAAGGCAAGAGCCTGCGGTATTCATCTGATCATTGCGACACAACGGCCTTCCGTCGATGTAATCACAGGGACAATAAAGGCGAATGTGCCGACCCGTATTGCGTTTTCGGTTTCTTCTCAAATAGATTCCCGAACAATCATAGATACAATAGGTGCTGAAAGGCTTTTAGGGAAAGGCGATATGCTCTATCTTGGAAACGGGCAATCTTCAGCGGCCCGATTACAGGGTACATTTGTCACGGATGCCGAAATTGAACGTATAATAGAACACGTTCAGAACGAGGCGGATCCCGAATACCTGTTTGGTCAGGAGGATCTTTTAGCCAATTCAATGGAGGAAGAGGAATCCGACCCACTCTTTGTTGAAGCTTGCCAATTCATCATTAGCCAGGGTAGTGCTTCAACGTCCCTTTTGCAGCGGAACTTTAGCATCGGCTATAACCGTGCGGCTAAATTGATGGACCGTATGGAAGAATTAGGTTTCATATCAGAGCAAAAGGGAAGTAAACCACGAGATGTTTTTTTAACTGAAAATGATTTTGAACAATACCTCAATAGAACTGATAAATCGCTTTAA
- a CDS encoding GNAT family N-acetyltransferase, with product MEHVKTYNAMEIKHKNGNLLIEGPIPGKELANLDFHKDLVAFRLPDQQHKALIEIADLPEGRIIIARDNNEIVGYVTYLYPDPLERWSQGKMENLIELGAIEVIPKYRSGGVGKALLEVSMMDDAMEDYIILTTEYYWHWDLKGTKLNVWEYRKVMEKMMNHGGLEYYATDDPEISSHPANCLMAKIGKRVDQESIQQFDSLRFMNRFMY from the coding sequence TTGGAACATGTCAAAACGTATAATGCAATGGAAATTAAACATAAGAACGGCAACCTTCTAATCGAAGGCCCAATCCCCGGAAAGGAATTAGCTAACCTCGATTTCCATAAGGATCTTGTCGCCTTCAGACTTCCCGACCAGCAACATAAAGCGTTAATCGAAATTGCTGACCTTCCTGAAGGCAGAATCATTATTGCTCGTGATAATAATGAAATAGTCGGCTATGTGACCTATTTGTATCCAGATCCCCTCGAAAGATGGTCACAGGGGAAGATGGAAAATCTTATTGAATTAGGAGCAATCGAAGTCATTCCTAAATATCGCAGTGGTGGCGTTGGAAAAGCGTTACTTGAAGTCTCAATGATGGATGATGCGATGGAGGATTATATAATCCTGACAACCGAGTACTATTGGCATTGGGATTTAAAAGGAACAAAATTGAATGTATGGGAATACCGGAAAGTGATGGAAAAGATGATGAATCACGGCGGTCTCGAATATTACGCAACTGACGACCCTGAAATAAGTTCGCATCCTGCCAATTGCCTTATGGCCAAAATTGGAAAACGGGTAGATCAAGAATCCATCCAGCAATTTGATAGTTTACGCTTCATGAATCGTTTCATGTATTGA
- a CDS encoding acetoin utilization AcuB family protein: MLIEEIMKRNVVSLSPQHTVKDALSIMQEKKIRHLPIVSEMKELLGIITDRDLKEVLPSLYSDTTDVTVYKKPLSEIMTSNPITGHPMDFVEEAAVVFYDNQIGCLPIVSNNKLVGILTETDLLYKYIELTGAHQPGSQIEVRVPNIPGILYEVSKVFYEHKMNVQSILVYPDKENEDNKILVIRLKTMNPLNVIKGLKNNGFEVLWPNVPGIDL, encoded by the coding sequence ATGCTAATCGAGGAAATTATGAAGAGGAACGTCGTCTCCCTTTCACCTCAACATACCGTCAAAGATGCTTTATCAATTATGCAGGAAAAGAAAATCCGGCATCTTCCAATCGTTTCCGAAATGAAAGAGCTCCTTGGAATCATAACTGATCGGGATTTAAAAGAAGTGTTGCCCTCCCTTTATTCCGACACAACAGATGTAACCGTTTACAAGAAGCCTTTATCTGAAATAATGACAAGTAACCCGATCACTGGTCATCCAATGGATTTTGTCGAGGAGGCAGCTGTTGTTTTTTATGATAACCAAATTGGCTGTCTCCCAATTGTGTCAAACAACAAATTGGTCGGTATCTTAACAGAAACCGACCTTCTTTATAAATATATTGAATTGACAGGTGCCCACCAACCAGGCTCACAAATCGAAGTGCGTGTCCCTAATATTCCAGGTATTCTCTATGAAGTATCCAAAGTATTTTACGAGCATAAAATGAACGTCCAAAGCATTCTCGTCTATCCGGATAAAGAAAATGAAGACAATAAAATTCTCGTTATTCGTCTTAAAACAATGAATCCACTTAATGTTATTAAAGGGTTAAAGAATAATGGATTTGAAGTTTTATGGCCGAATGTTCCAGGCATTGACCTATGA
- the ytpR gene encoding YtpR family tRNA-binding protein, translating to MNIFYNQKTLGDVLLVQVTTDRPKETEIDSVNDITLIKDESSKEVVAFNVFNASKYVEINGNGQIETTEEIVGKLNEALKSNGVELELDVDLSPKFVVGYVIEKEKHPNADKLSVCTVDVGNEKLQIVCGAPNVDKGQKVVVAKVGAVMPSGMVIRDAELRGIASSGMICSARELNLPDAPAEKGILVLREDSRIGEPFNI from the coding sequence ATGAATATCTTTTACAATCAAAAAACGTTAGGTGACGTCCTCCTTGTACAAGTGACGACTGATCGCCCGAAAGAAACAGAAATCGATTCAGTGAATGATATCACATTGATAAAAGATGAGTCTTCAAAAGAAGTTGTTGCTTTCAACGTTTTCAATGCTTCAAAATACGTGGAAATCAACGGAAATGGACAAATTGAAACGACAGAGGAAATCGTCGGAAAGCTGAATGAGGCATTAAAATCGAACGGAGTCGAACTTGAACTTGACGTGGATTTATCTCCGAAATTCGTTGTTGGCTATGTAATTGAGAAGGAGAAGCATCCTAATGCAGATAAATTAAGTGTTTGCACTGTAGACGTGGGGAATGAAAAGCTCCAAATCGTCTGTGGAGCACCGAATGTTGATAAGGGCCAAAAAGTTGTTGTTGCGAAGGTTGGGGCTGTAATGCCTTCAGGGATGGTCATTCGTGATGCAGAGTTGAGAGGGATTGCATCATCTGGAATGATTTGTTCTGCAAGAGAACTTAATTTGCCGGATGCGCCTGCTGAAAAAGGAATCTTAGTCCTTAGAGAAGACTCTCGAATTGGTGAGCCATTCAATATCTAA
- the ccpA gene encoding catabolite control protein A, giving the protein MSVTIYDVAREANVSMATVSRVVNGNQNVKPATRKKVLDCIERLGYRPNAVARGLASKKTTTIGVIVPDISKSYYAELSRGIADIATMYEYNIILSNSDKRPTREVELFEDHLGKQVDGVIFMSDSLSEEIRKEMATANVPVVLAGTLDAGTNLPTVNIDHEDAAYQAVKKLIDNGHKRIAHVSGPLTRDINRLCKKVGYEKALKEAGLPVIDEYFIETNNTYDDAYEKWTLIRELDERPTAIFAGNDEIAVGIMNGLRDDGLSVPDDIEMTCFQHTLLSRVVRPQLTAVVVPLYDLGAVSMRLLTKLMNGEEVEEVGVILPFSIEERQSTK; this is encoded by the coding sequence ATGTCAGTTACGATTTATGATGTTGCTAGGGAAGCGAATGTTTCGATGGCGACAGTATCACGTGTTGTAAACGGCAACCAAAATGTGAAGCCGGCAACACGTAAAAAGGTGTTAGATTGTATCGAGCGTCTTGGTTATCGTCCAAACGCAGTGGCAAGAGGGCTTGCCAGTAAAAAAACAACAACAATAGGTGTCATCGTCCCGGATATTTCGAAAAGCTACTATGCGGAACTTTCCCGTGGTATTGCGGATATTGCTACAATGTATGAATACAATATTATCCTTTCCAATTCGGATAAACGGCCGACAAGGGAAGTTGAACTTTTTGAGGACCATCTTGGAAAACAAGTGGACGGGGTCATTTTTATGAGTGACTCGCTGTCTGAAGAAATTCGAAAAGAAATGGCGACAGCAAATGTTCCAGTTGTGCTTGCGGGAACTTTAGACGCTGGCACGAATTTGCCGACTGTAAATATCGATCACGAGGATGCGGCCTATCAAGCGGTTAAGAAGTTGATCGATAATGGTCATAAGCGAATTGCGCATGTGTCCGGTCCTTTAACGAGGGATATCAATCGTCTTTGCAAGAAGGTAGGTTATGAAAAGGCGTTGAAGGAAGCCGGGTTGCCGGTTATTGATGAGTATTTCATAGAAACGAATAATACGTATGATGATGCGTATGAAAAATGGACGCTGATACGTGAGTTGGATGAGAGGCCGACGGCTATCTTTGCGGGGAATGATGAAATTGCTGTCGGGATTATGAATGGGTTGAGAGATGATGGTCTTTCGGTTCCTGATGATATTGAGATGACTTGTTTCCAACATACACTTTTGTCGAGAGTAGTGAGGCCGCAGCTAACCGCTGTTGTTGTTCCTTTGTATGATTTAGGGGCAGTGTCGATGCGATTGTTGACGAAGTTGATGAATGGTGAAGAGGTTGAGGAAGTTGGTGTTATTTTGCCGTTCAGTATTGAGGAACGTCAATCGACGAAGTGA
- a CDS encoding bifunctional 3-deoxy-7-phosphoheptulonate synthase/chorismate mutase: MRQNELDELRRQVDGLNNQILNLINERTAVVQEIGRVKEKQGVNRYDPIREREMLNALVQSNKGPIPNGILEQIFKGIFMSALEIQEDEQRNALLVSRKRKPEDTIVNVNGEEVGNGSPTFIFGPCAVESYEQVLTVAQSIKSKGLTMLRGGAYKPRTSPYDFQGLGLEGLQILKRVSDETGLSIVTEIITPTHLEEALDYIDVIQIGARNMQNFELLKEAGMANKPVLLKRGLAATIDEFINAAEYIISKGNSQIMLCERGIRTYERATRNTLDISAVPILKQETHLPVFVDVTHSTGRKDLLLPTAKAAIAVGADGVMAEVHPDPAVALSDAAQQMDIKQFDEFYAELQRFMNTHQTI, translated from the coding sequence ATGAGACAAAATGAGTTGGATGAACTTCGCAGACAGGTTGATGGGCTGAATAACCAAATACTGAACTTGATCAATGAGCGTACAGCAGTTGTTCAGGAAATTGGCAGGGTCAAGGAAAAGCAAGGTGTAAACCGATATGATCCAATTCGTGAGAGAGAGATGCTAAATGCATTAGTCCAGTCAAACAAAGGTCCGATCCCTAATGGTATTTTGGAACAGATTTTTAAAGGCATATTCATGTCAGCTTTAGAAATCCAAGAGGACGAGCAACGTAATGCGCTGCTTGTTTCACGTAAACGTAAACCTGAGGATACGATTGTAAATGTAAATGGCGAAGAAGTTGGAAATGGGTCTCCTACTTTCATCTTTGGGCCATGTGCTGTCGAATCTTATGAACAAGTACTAACAGTCGCTCAATCAATTAAATCTAAAGGGTTGACGATGTTAAGAGGTGGTGCGTATAAACCACGTACATCCCCTTATGACTTCCAAGGACTTGGTCTTGAAGGGTTGCAAATCCTAAAGCGCGTATCAGATGAAACGGGCTTGTCCATTGTAACTGAAATCATTACACCAACGCATCTTGAAGAGGCTTTGGATTATATCGATGTTATCCAAATTGGCGCCCGTAACATGCAAAACTTCGAATTGTTGAAGGAAGCAGGTATGGCGAATAAACCAGTACTATTGAAGCGTGGCCTCGCTGCAACGATTGATGAATTCATTAATGCGGCTGAATATATCATTTCTAAAGGGAATAGCCAAATTATGCTATGTGAACGCGGTATCCGTACGTACGAACGTGCAACGCGCAACACATTGGACATTTCAGCTGTTCCAATCTTAAAACAAGAAACCCATTTACCAGTATTTGTTGATGTTACTCATTCAACTGGACGGAAGGATCTATTGCTTCCAACTGCAAAAGCGGCTATCGCCGTAGGTGCAGATGGAGTCATGGCTGAAGTTCATCCTGATCCGGCAGTTGCATTATCCGATGCAGCACAGCAAATGGATATTAAACAGTTCGACGAGTTCTATGCGGAGCTACAAAGGTTTATGAATACACATCAAACCATTTGA
- a CDS encoding DUF948 domain-containing protein yields MQVLLYIAAIVAAVAFLILCISLAVTLSSLKKTLVSVSGTMDNLTNQLEGITSETTELLHKTNALAEDIQQKSEKLNTVVDAVKGVGDSVSNLNSSVHRITNSITVEAEKNSDKIAQAVQWSNIAFGIIGKVKEMKEERSSGWTVYKADPKQKRLPSPK; encoded by the coding sequence ATGCAAGTATTATTGTATATTGCGGCAATCGTCGCTGCAGTGGCTTTTTTAATTTTATGTATTAGCCTAGCGGTGACCCTAAGTTCATTAAAAAAGACATTGGTAAGCGTGTCGGGAACTATGGATAATTTGACGAACCAGTTGGAGGGTATTACATCGGAGACTACTGAACTCCTTCATAAGACAAATGCCCTCGCGGAGGATATTCAACAGAAATCCGAAAAATTGAACACTGTTGTAGATGCAGTAAAAGGGGTGGGCGACTCGGTCAGTAATTTGAACAGCTCAGTTCATCGAATTACCAACTCAATTACTGTTGAAGCCGAAAAGAACAGTGATAAAATAGCCCAAGCAGTACAGTGGAGCAATATTGCTTTTGGAATCATTGGTAAAGTGAAGGAAATGAAAGAAGAGCGGTCGTCAGGTTGGACGGTCTATAAAGCGGATCCGAAACAAAAAAGACTGCCAAGCCCAAAGTAA
- a CDS encoding acetoin utilization protein AcuC, whose amino-acid sequence MKKEAVFIYSEDQLGYTFSETHPFNQKRLVLTLDLLKKINAINDEDIIAPRIATDEELLLVHDQRFIDIVKSAGKGQVSDDVGSVYGIGTEDTPIFPNMHEASAMLVGGTLTAVDEVMEGRSKYAVNLGGGLHHGFSGKASGFCVYNDSSVAIKYMQKKYGARVLYIDTDAHHGDGVQWTFYDDPDVCTLSIHETGRYLFPGTGSVTERGNGKGYGTSFNFPIDAFTEDESFLEIYKTAIEEVAAFFKPDVILTQNGADAHYFDPLTHLYGTMEIFEQIPRIAREIAERYCDGRWIAVGGGGYDIWRVVPRAWSQIWLAMKQLPIPTGNLPDEWLNAWQDQSPVPFIKTWQDPKPLYDPIPRKAEITEKNTQMLNKALHIIRNN is encoded by the coding sequence ATGAAAAAAGAAGCGGTATTCATCTATTCGGAAGATCAACTTGGATACACATTTTCTGAAACACATCCTTTCAATCAAAAAAGGCTTGTATTAACTTTGGATTTATTAAAGAAAATAAATGCAATAAACGATGAAGATATCATCGCGCCAAGGATCGCAACGGACGAGGAGCTTCTATTAGTCCACGACCAGCGATTCATAGATATTGTGAAAAGTGCTGGCAAAGGACAAGTTAGTGATGATGTTGGCTCTGTTTATGGAATCGGCACGGAAGACACTCCGATATTTCCAAATATGCACGAAGCCAGTGCCATGCTTGTAGGAGGAACTTTGACGGCTGTCGATGAAGTGATGGAAGGCAGGTCAAAATATGCTGTAAACCTTGGCGGTGGGCTTCACCACGGCTTCAGCGGCAAAGCCTCGGGATTTTGCGTCTATAACGACAGCTCGGTCGCCATTAAATACATGCAAAAGAAATACGGAGCACGGGTGCTGTATATCGATACCGATGCACATCACGGTGATGGAGTCCAATGGACCTTTTACGATGATCCAGACGTTTGCACACTTTCCATCCATGAAACAGGCAGATACCTTTTCCCGGGCACTGGCAGTGTTACGGAACGCGGCAATGGAAAGGGATACGGAACTTCATTCAACTTCCCGATTGATGCATTTACCGAAGACGAGTCATTTTTAGAAATTTATAAAACCGCCATCGAGGAAGTAGCAGCCTTTTTCAAACCCGATGTTATTTTGACTCAAAACGGAGCTGACGCGCATTACTTCGACCCATTAACACATTTATACGGGACGATGGAAATCTTTGAACAAATACCAAGGATTGCGAGAGAAATTGCAGAGCGTTATTGTGATGGCCGTTGGATTGCCGTTGGCGGTGGCGGATACGATATTTGGCGAGTCGTACCAAGAGCATGGTCGCAAATTTGGCTTGCCATGAAACAACTCCCAATCCCAACCGGAAACCTACCCGATGAATGGCTAAACGCTTGGCAGGATCAATCACCCGTCCCATTCATCAAAACATGGCAAGACCCAAAACCATTATACGACCCCATTCCAAGAAAGGCCGAAATAACCGAAAAAAACACCCAAATGCTAAACAAAGCCCTCCACATCATTCGAAATAATTAA